A window of Heliangelus exortis chromosome 15, bHelExo1.hap1, whole genome shotgun sequence genomic DNA:
CTTCTTTGGAACATAAAGTGAACGCAGTGCCCGGGCAGGGGCACGGTGCTGGTGCTTGAGCACAGGAGACCTCGGGTCTTGTTACCTCTGGGACCCCCGCAGCACCTGAACCTGCAGCGTTTGCATTAATACACACAGAAACGAACAGgtcctctgctccccaccacTTCACGGCAGGAAGGGGATTTCTTGATTGCTCGAACTTAACCCAGAGGGAACCAGACTCTGCGATTTATCGTTTCACTTGTCCCCGAAGGAAAGGCTGCCCAGACGGGAGCAGCAAACCCGGGCTTCGCGGTGGGCAGAGGGGGACAGACCCGCTGAACACCGCcgacagaaataaaaccacgGCATAAGCTCCGAGGGCCAGAGGGGCAGCCCCGGGCAGGCCGCGGCTCCCCAGCCCGAGCCCTCCCGCTGGCCGTGAGGGGAACGGGCCCGAGGCGGGGGATCGGCCCAGCCCGGCCCGTTGGGATTCAAACGGGGGAGCGGCGGGAGCCGGCCCGGCCGCCATGGagccggcggcggcggggcaGACACCCGTGTTGGACGGGGGGCTGAGCGGCAGCGGTGCGTGAGGCGGCCCCGGCCCCCACGGGAGGGGGGCGGACTGAGGGCTCCGTCCCCTGACtcccctgctctgtccccaccaTCGTTTCCCCGAGCAGGTGCCCCGAGGCCCCGGCCCCCTTGGAGCGGAGAGCAGGAACTGAAAAGCGCCCTGCTGGAGCTGGTCGTCTACATCGCTTTCCTGACAATCCTCTGTATAGGTAAGGCGTCCAAAGACCCAGGTGATTCTTACAAGTAATAAATAATGTGCGAGCGGTCCCTCTCTGAGCACTGACACCGCCTGTCTTCAAGCCAGAAGTGTCACTCCAGCCGCAATGGCCCTGCCTGCCTTTTTCTAGCCGCATGACTTAATGGCAAGCGAAGCAGAGAAGCAGGGTTAGAAGCTGTTGTCATCCATCCCCTCTTTGCCCCTTCTTCCCAGTAACATTCGGCATGGTGAGCACGGACAGGTATTACCTGAACAAAGTCATGTCCCAAGTCTTCCTGGAGCCCTCCTCTGAGGATGCCAACAACAGGGGTTTCAAGAATATTCAGAGCAAAGATGACTTCTGGAAGGTAAGGCTCCCactgaaaagatgttttcttgGAGAGCAAACAAGTGAAGAAGCTCCTAGTGTTAATCTGGAGCAATAAAGGCTCACAGCTCACTCAAAAGCAGTGTGCTAGATGCTTTGCTTCCAGCTGAAGAAAGGCAAATAATAactaattaaaatgcatttggaGAAGTTAATTCTGGGCACAAACAGTAAtactgatgtttccaaataagtaataaagaaaaacagtagGTCAATAATCACTGCATCATATTGTCAATATTAGGGTTGGTCTGAAAAAGCTGCAATAAAAAGATTTTGGGTTTACAGTTCTTTTGACtttcagctgttaaaaaaaaacaaaattctttccACTGGAGCACCCAGGAAAATATATTATCTGGGTTCATCTGGTTTGCTTCTCTTTTACCTTGTATTTCAGGAAAGGTTGCTAAATGCTGATCTCTGTTTTCACTACTAGGTGGAGGATTTCCCAAAAGTACCAGCATTgcccagctgagagcagaaggCAAAGTTTCTCACCCTAATCTTGCTTAAAATTGGAAATGCCTTATTATAAAAATTCATTTGGCAGAATTGTACTCTCTCTTATCATGATATCTGTTAGTGCTAGTCCACAGAAAGCAAACCCTTTTTATACAATGTTCATACTGATGTACTAGGAATGGTTGTAACACATGCTCAGATGGTGCTAAGCCATAGGAGCATGTTGTTTGGTAGTTAGAATAATGTTCTCCCTAAGTTTAATGCTCCTTATTTGCATCTAAGAAACACCCTGccttcaaaaataaatactttttcatttaaattcagaTGACTAAAAACCTCAGAAATACATCCCAAAACAGATCGTCAGAGACTAAGATAACCAACAGATTTTGTTAAAACAACATAGAATGGTTGCCTTTAAACATATTTGTTTAGAATTCAGCAGGTTTCTTTCAGTGAAACCCCAAGCATATATGTTGTATTCTTACCCCTAATAATCCCATTACATTTCTCTGATAGAATTTCATGGGGCATAGAATTGACTCATAGCACAAAGATGTAAATATGTCATATAAGGCAGTACAAAGGTGTGAATTGTTTGTATTTTAGCTTAGATTTGGTAACTACAAGTAACCCAAGAACCCTGTAGAGACTTACATGCTAGTCTGTGGGGCAACAGTGGTGTTTAAATCTTCTTTTGAAACTTTAACCTCATTTGTACAGTTTGCAGAAGGAACTCTGTTGGATGGACTGTACTGGGACAAATGGTACAACAACAATACATTAACCTTCCAGAAAAATAACAGCCATATTTACTATGAGAATTTGCTGCTAGGAGTAGCCCAGATCCGTCAGCTGAAAGTACGAAACAGCAGTTGCTTCATCCACCCATATTTCCAGAATGTTTTAGAAGAATGTTACAGTGAATATAGTCATGGAGCTGAAGACACATCTGACTTTGGTCTAGGCAACACACCTGAGTAAGTCATTCTGTTTCATCACAGAGTGGTTTTGAAAACCTAACCAAATCCTTAATGCCAGGGATCTTCAGTTAGTAAGAACCATGCATGcaattaaaagtttttttcctgtttacaCTGAGATAAACCATGGGTTTGCTTTTGTGCCAACATTATAGATGGGAGTTTGGCATGGGATATGTACAGTGGAGAGACAGGAAGAACTGGAAACAGCGAGCccagttcagcagcagcacatgtTAGTGGGCCTAACTCCACTGACATCTCTGGAGAAATGATCAGTTCCATGAGGCTGGAATTTAAATTGCATGTTTATAAATTGGAGTCGTGCTAAAATGCTCTGGAAGCAGAGCCAAAACGCCTGCTTCATGCACTTCATCTAGCAATGATTTAATGCACTGAGAGAATATGCCACAGTAAAAGTGGACTATGTAAACCAGAGATAATCCATTTGCCTATAAAGGTTTTAAGGTAATAAACTGTCTGGCTCACATTGGGTGAAATCCAGATTCATAAGCAACTGGTGTTTTGTGGATGAACTGAGGTACAGGAAATAGGAGTAATTAAGGCTGTATGTTTTGTGTGtatttaacagtaaaaaaaaaaggattatttaaATGTCTGGCTTAAATGGACACTTCTGGATGCAGAAGAACTCAAGAACTAAAAAGgactacataaaaaaaaaaagttaaagcttACTTCAGTCAAGTTTCCAGCAGCTGagttgctttcttttcctgtttctgacaGATGGAAATACAACCCAGGACCCTCATTCTCTCCATGGCACTGGGGATCTGTGGGCTTATACAGGAGTGGAGGATATATATTCACCTTACCTAAATCAAAGCAGAAGAGTGTGGAGAAGCTGATATTCCTCAAGCATAATGAATGGCTCACTCAAGGCACCAGGGTTATATTCATTGATTTCTCAACATATAATGCTAATGTAAACCTCTTCTGTATAATCAGGTGAGTTCTTACCTTTACTACATGTGAAATCCCATTTATTGAGACATGATACTTCCATAAGGACACAAGGAAGGGCTGGTCCTCTCAGGCAGACATAGCCATATTTCTCAGGTACCAGCTGGCAAAAGAGAAATTCATTAAATATGCAGAAACTCAGTtactgcagggagcagggccccatcttccctttccattttttcctaatagctGGTATCTGGTTAGTACAGCTGGTTGCTACTGGCAGCTGGAAGAGTTTTTGTAGCATTTTGCAAGATCAGAAACTGGATTATTAGTCCTCTTATCAGATAATGGAGGGACAAAACTCAGGGCAGGGTGAATTACTGCTCTTCTGAGGCATGGCTTATTTTAAAGACTTAAATGAACACCATAGCTTAACTATCCCAAGAGCTTCTCATTTTCCCCTCAACCTTCCCTGCCACGCAATACTCTTGTGAGAAACTGTTTAAGCCTTACAAGAAGGTCTTACAGACACTGGAGTCCCAGTAAGGTATTATTAATGTAGTAATAACCAATATTAGAAAATTAAGCTGAGGTGGTTTAAAAAGAATGGTAACTAACACCAGTCCCCAATTTTTTCCAGGTTGGTGGCAGAGTTCCCTGCCACCGGGGGTGCTCTTACCTCCTCACAGTTCTACTCTGTGAAGCTCCTCAGATATGTCACATACAGAGATTACTTACTGGCTTCTTGTGAAATCACCTTTTGCTGCTTTATCGTTGCATTCATAATCCAGGAAGCTATAAAAATAgttaaactgaaaaaggaatatttcaaaaatgcctggaactggctggaaatgctgctgctgctggtgagcTACCCCTTGACTTTCACTTCTGTGCTTGCTGGCCTAGGCTGGCACTGGATAGAGAGCCCATGAGCCAGAACAGATCAAGTCTCTCCTGGTTAGAGGCAGTCATCTGCTCTTCTACACTGAGGAGGCCACATGGCTCACCACAGTTCCATACTTCATctcttttccagctttgctgTCAACTTATTACAGTTCCACATCCTTTCTACTCATTTTACACCTTGTTTTAGCCTTAAtctgtgcagagcagggcagcacaGAGCTAACCCAGTTTGGTGTGTAGCACGAGCCCAGAATTATCACAGTGCAGTTACCAATGGCTCGGCCAATAAAGTGCCACATATACAGTTCATGACAAACCATCTAAGAAGTTTGAGTTCTTCAAATCTGACCAAGAGcctttaaaaatcaataaagtCTTTGCTGTGCAAAGTAACAAGTCTGAAAAGAAGGGATACAGCTGGACATGAATTTCTttggcttctcctttcctttaGGCATCCCTCCTTGCCATTGCCTTCAACATATACCGCACTGTCCAAGTGTCCCTGCTGATGGAAGAGCTGCTGTCTAATGACTATGTATATCCAGACTTCTATTTCCTTGCATACTGGCAAGTCCTTTATGACAACATGATTGCTGTCACCATCTTCTTTGCTTGGTTAAAGGTATTggttcttctttccttttttttttttttttttggtacaaaaaaatcattttctaAGCACAGCATAAATGTTGACTTTTACTTTTTCACGAGTGAACTGTAAAGTTGGGACTAAAAGGGAgccaaaacttattttttaaccTTGGTTTGGGTGGCCTATTTGCTCCTAGTTACTGGATGAAGCTTCCCAAAGCTTTGCTTGATCCCTTTAGCAACCCTCTTTGCCCTTGGGATATTCTACAAATATCACAAAGAAGCTGTGGCACAGGCAGGGAAGCTGTTCTCATCTGCTAGAAGATGCTTAACAGTCATGCCCCAAGTACCTGAACATAAGCTCTCATGAAAGGTCacatccttttaaaataaacagacttTGGGCCTTCCTCAACCTCCCAGGCCAAGGCTGGAGGAAGATGTTTGGGAGCACTGGCAGTTAAGTTCTGTAGAAAATCTTCCTCATCACATCCATTCTGTGCTCCAGCTCCACATTCCCACTGCATCATCCTTCCCTCAGACTAATTACTGTTAATTTAATAGCACAGCTGTGCTTATAATTAATGACTGTCACTGAACAAGGCTTTTGTTCAGGCCCTGTTTCAGATCCAGAGCAAAAGAGAGCTTCTTACCAAGTCAGACTC
This region includes:
- the PKD2L2 gene encoding polycystin-2-like protein 2 isoform X1, giving the protein MEPAAAGQTPVLDGGLSGSGAPRPRPPWSGEQELKSALLELVVYIAFLTILCIVTFGMVSTDRYYLNKVMSQVFLEPSSEDANNRGFKNIQSKDDFWKFAEGTLLDGLYWDKWYNNNTLTFQKNNSHIYYENLLLGVAQIRQLKVRNSSCFIHPYFQNVLEECYSEYSHGAEDTSDFGLGNTPEWKYNPGPSFSPWHWGSVGLYRSGGYIFTLPKSKQKSVEKLIFLKHNEWLTQGTRVIFIDFSTYNANVNLFCIIRLVAEFPATGGALTSSQFYSVKLLRYVTYRDYLLASCEITFCCFIVAFIIQEAIKIVKLKKEYFKNAWNWLEMLLLLASLLAIAFNIYRTVQVSLLMEELLSNDYVYPDFYFLAYWQVLYDNMIAVTIFFAWLKIFKYINLSKTMTQLSSTLSHCAKDIIGFATIFFIVFFAYAQLGYLVFGSQVEEFSTFQNCIFTQFRIVLGDFEFEAIETVNRILGPLYFITFVFFVFFLLLNMFLAIINDAYSEVKGDFEAMPYQRLKLRDLIRKSCNKALVKLRLKKPEMHPAGKNLESKEFPATERKSVSQLSIENGTNEQSQLQQPNLQQFVPAENMVSVPTQRNVSAAEIQLLFDYTSHLGMELNQTNKKIRSMAKMIQKLKNSSGKRTQENT
- the PKD2L2 gene encoding polycystin-2-like protein 2 isoform X2, giving the protein MEPAAAGQTPVLDGGLSGSGAPRPRPPWSGEQELKSALLELVVYIAFLTILCIVTFGMVSTDRYYLNKVMSQVFLEPSSEDANNRGFKNIQSKDDFWKFAEGTLLDGLYWDKWYNNNTLTFQKNNSHIYYENLLLGVAQIRQLKVRNSSCFIHPYFQNVLEECYSEYSHGAEDTSDFGLGNTPEWKYNPGPSFSPWHWGSVGLYRSGGYIFTLPKSKQKSVEKLIFLKHNEWLTQGTRVIFIDFSTYNANVNLFCIIRLVAEFPATGGALTSSQFYSVKLLRYVTYRDYLLASCEITFCCFIVAFIIQEAIKIVKLKKEYFKNAWNWLEMLLLLASLLAIAFNIYRTVQVSLLMEELLSNDYVYPDFYFLAYWQVLYDNMIAVTIFFAWLKIFKYINLSKTMTQLSSTLSHCAKDIIGFATIFFIVFFAYAQLGYLVFGSQVEEFSTFQNCIFTQFRIVLGDFEFEAIETVNRILGPLYFITFVFFVFFLLLNMFLAIINDAYSEVKGDFEAMPYQRLKLRDLIRKSCNKALVKLRLKKPEMHPAGKNLERNFQPLKESLFLSFPLKMALMNRANYSNQTYSSLCLLRTWSQSQLRETFLLQKFSCSSTTHLIWGWN